Proteins encoded in a region of the Deltaproteobacteria bacterium genome:
- a CDS encoding glycosyltransferase family 2 protein, with product MNAVDLSIVIVSWNSGHDVIACLDSLQAAAQSERIEIVLVDNASEDGSIDTVRRFFPQVKLIETGANLGFARAANLGWRQAQGEHVLFLNPDTHVFAGALERGLAYFRAHPSVGVLGLKLLNHDGSLQVSCRNFLSLPLLLSDNLLRLPFVPRRLASRFIYRLWDHGETRAVDWVCGACMFLRRSLLEDIGGLNEAYFMYGEDMDLCYRVRQQGYTVVYYPEAAIMHYGNRSGEKRWAEKREAEIVRAELTFLRKHHGRLSWFLFRALAGGAFLAKAAFFFLRGCQPAKGQWKVEASRYWQMAKACKEAVAS from the coding sequence ATGAACGCGGTAGACCTCTCCATCGTTATCGTCAGTTGGAACAGCGGGCACGACGTGATCGCGTGTCTCGACAGTCTCCAGGCGGCTGCCCAATCCGAGCGGATAGAAATCGTGCTGGTGGACAATGCTTCGGAGGACGGCAGTATCGATACCGTGCGACGTTTTTTTCCCCAGGTGAAACTCATCGAAACCGGCGCGAATCTCGGCTTCGCCCGTGCAGCGAATCTCGGCTGGCGGCAGGCGCAAGGAGAACACGTGCTGTTTCTCAACCCAGATACGCATGTGTTCGCCGGAGCGCTCGAACGTGGCTTGGCCTACTTTCGCGCCCACCCCTCGGTTGGGGTGCTTGGGCTCAAACTTCTCAATCACGACGGTTCCCTGCAGGTGTCCTGCCGTAATTTCCTTTCTCTCCCACTCCTCCTCAGTGACAATCTGCTGCGTTTACCCTTCGTGCCTCGCCGGCTCGCCAGTCGCTTCATTTATCGACTGTGGGACCACGGAGAAACACGCGCGGTCGATTGGGTCTGCGGGGCCTGCATGTTCCTTCGCCGCAGTTTACTGGAGGACATCGGTGGATTGAACGAAGCCTATTTCATGTACGGGGAGGATATGGACCTGTGCTATCGCGTCCGGCAGCAGGGCTACACCGTAGTCTACTACCCAGAAGCGGCGATCATGCATTACGGCAACCGCAGCGGCGAGAAACGTTGGGCCGAAAAAAGGGAAGCCGAGATCGTGCGCGCGGAGTTGACCTTCCTCCGTAAGCACCACGGACGCCTCTCCTGGTTCCTCTTCCGCGCCCTGGCTGGGGGCGCCTTTCTCGCCAAAGCCGCGTTCTTTTTTCTGCGCGGTTGTCAGCCGGCAAAAGGACAGTGGAAAGTCGAAGCCTCTCGCTATTGGCAAATGGCCAAAGCGTGCAAAGAGGCAGTGGCGTCGTGA
- a CDS encoding methyltransferase domain-containing protein has translation MEQEQSPSLETEAPETEVSASEENRTKGLEARSRYKETWNQLATSPDIAKLVVAGHDDEEAFDHSGRHTVDILDELVGIRPTDVILEIGCGVGRVGKILSGQCAKWIGTDISGRMLQHATQRLIGLNNIELIELNTVGLQEIADNSVDLVYCTVVFMHLYEWDRFKYVHEALRVLKPGGRCFFDNVDLLSDHGWKVFMEGFAYSAERRPAQLSMASTGEELHTYAQRAGFTNVAVHRWDDAWVGVVGVKP, from the coding sequence ATGGAACAAGAGCAAAGCCCTTCCCTAGAGACCGAAGCTCCAGAGACTGAAGTTTCCGCCAGCGAAGAGAACCGCACTAAAGGCTTAGAGGCACGATCCCGCTACAAAGAGACCTGGAACCAACTCGCCACCTCACCCGATATCGCCAAGCTCGTCGTCGCCGGGCACGACGATGAAGAGGCATTCGACCACTCGGGCCGTCATACTGTCGATATTCTCGATGAGCTTGTCGGCATCCGCCCCACAGATGTCATTCTGGAGATTGGCTGCGGTGTGGGCAGAGTAGGAAAAATCCTGAGCGGACAGTGCGCCAAGTGGATCGGCACCGATATTTCCGGGCGCATGCTACAGCACGCCACGCAGCGGCTGATCGGCCTGAACAACATCGAACTCATCGAACTCAACACTGTCGGGTTGCAAGAGATAGCCGACAACTCCGTCGATCTCGTGTATTGCACCGTAGTGTTCATGCATCTCTACGAATGGGATCGCTTCAAGTACGTCCACGAGGCGCTGCGGGTGCTAAAACCCGGCGGGAGATGCTTTTTCGATAACGTGGATCTCCTATCCGATCACGGTTGGAAAGTGTTCATGGAAGGGTTTGCCTACAGCGCCGAGCGTAGGCCCGCGCAACTGAGCATGGCCTCGACTGGCGAAGAACTCCACACCTATGCCCAGCGGGCTGGGTTCACGAACGTTGCCGTGCATCGTTGGGACGATGCCTGGGTGGGAGTTGTCGGCGTGAAGCCGTAG
- a CDS encoding DegT/DnrJ/EryC1/StrS family aminotransferase: protein MNDHHTPTPGLYVPQIDLAAQHRECEAALQAALAAVIRESAFVHGRFVREFEESFAAYCEARFCIGVGNGTDALMLSLRAAGVGQGDEVVTTPFTFAATAEAIGHVGARPLFVDIEPRSYAMDPLALEALLRRCGPVKAVLPVHLFGHPADMGQIRRIAADAGAAVIEDACQAHGARWQGQRVGALGTLGCFSFYPTKNLGGLGDGGAVVTNDPELARQVRLLADHGQARKYEHSLIGWNSRLDGIQAAALAVKLARLDEWNERRRCWADEYRRQLQNTSLQLPCESPDALHVYHLYVVRTPRRAALAEFLRQRGVMTALHYPQPLHFQPAFAALGYRAGDFPVAEACARECLSLPLYPHLTEEQVRWVCESVHEWDR, encoded by the coding sequence CTCGCTGCGGTCATCCGCGAGTCCGCGTTTGTCCACGGACGCTTCGTGCGAGAGTTCGAGGAATCCTTTGCTGCCTATTGCGAAGCCCGGTTTTGTATCGGTGTCGGTAACGGCACGGATGCTCTGATGCTCTCGTTGCGCGCTGCCGGAGTAGGGCAGGGCGATGAGGTGGTGACTACGCCCTTCACCTTTGCCGCAACGGCCGAAGCTATCGGCCACGTCGGCGCCCGCCCGTTGTTTGTCGATATCGAGCCTCGCTCTTACGCGATGGACCCGCTCGCGCTGGAGGCGCTCCTCCGACGCTGCGGCCCGGTGAAAGCCGTACTTCCCGTGCATCTGTTTGGGCATCCCGCCGACATGGGGCAGATTCGACGCATTGCCGCCGATGCTGGCGCGGCGGTGATCGAAGACGCTTGCCAGGCGCACGGAGCGCGGTGGCAGGGGCAGCGCGTTGGCGCGTTGGGAACGTTAGGGTGCTTCAGCTTCTATCCCACCAAAAATCTCGGCGGACTCGGGGACGGTGGTGCGGTGGTGACGAACGATCCAGAGTTAGCGCGCCAAGTGCGGTTGCTGGCGGACCATGGGCAAGCGCGCAAATACGAACATAGCCTGATCGGATGGAACTCGCGGCTCGACGGCATCCAGGCGGCGGCGTTGGCAGTGAAGCTCGCTCGTCTCGACGAATGGAACGAGCGTCGGCGGTGTTGGGCGGACGAATATCGACGACAGCTACAAAATACCTCTTTACAGTTGCCGTGCGAAAGTCCCGACGCGTTGCATGTCTACCATCTCTATGTCGTGCGCACTCCGCGCCGCGCCGCCTTGGCCGAATTTCTTCGTCAGCGCGGTGTCATGACCGCGCTGCACTACCCGCAGCCGCTACATTTTCAACCCGCCTTTGCCGCCCTTGGGTATCGTGCCGGTGACTTTCCGGTTGCCGAAGCCTGCGCGCGGGAATGTCTGTCTTTACCGTTGTATCCCCATTTGACCGAAGAGCAGGTGCGGTGGGTGTGCGAGTCCGTGCATGAGTGGGATAGGTAG
- a CDS encoding glycosyltransferase has translation MRILHIVQGFPPEFFAGTELYCQALAHALHERGHECFVFAGSHQYAQHPALLVTEEAGIGVARYVTPFPPQWQERQIEQYDPHAEQLFRRHLETIRPDVVHLQHWHLLTTTLVSQTTAAGIPVVATLHDLWTTCARMHRQHRQGHFCQEPPSPSLCAACVERQPWQGEAEVRQDLAFRQQQLAAELQQAHVLIVPSESHRQALQRFLALPGDRLRVVPHGSLARLAPRTEYPSSRFPQRRLRLAHWGHLTPHKGVHVLLEALRLLPDPAAVEMILLGQASDPEYSARLQTLAAGLSVTFAGGYQVTDLSRLNADLAVFPSLAWETYSFVLDEALQLGLPVIVSDRGALAARAGEAGLVFAGGDALVLAQRIQDVLDSPTLLDELKRHIAAVPLVSMAEHARVIEGIYKEAQEARQQAPLNFTETGVPTTQRLAAFHVSLAAREQEILTLQTSQQQQLATLAQREAVIAQQDTTLRQQAETLQQQSEQLGQQTETLRQQETRLHQQEEAARRRAEKLHHNETVRLQLQERLHQQELALQRQDRQFQQHEQELQQREQEIQQTREQLHALEQEAVHLRTQLQDETAKVRILEDWLQKLFHSLGWRILDRFYYLREHLLAPPGTRRGKIYDRLKRIGTASTVTGLKGLVQETRAQLLAATATREDPYRLWLEQHALTPERTQQLRTAVLALSYRPKVSVIMPVYNPAETWLRRAIESVSSQLYPHWELCLCDDASTAAHVAPILAEYARQDERIRVLTRAHNGGISTASNGALSLATGEFVGLLDHDDELTPDALSEVVALLNAQPDLDFIYSDEDKMSVDGHREEPFFKPDWSPDLLLSMNYITHFSVMRRSLITEVGGFTEGMEGSQDYDLFLRLTEKTQRIGHIAKPLYSWRKVPSSTAGNAQAKPYAHLAGQRALEAHLRRRGIDAEVEDGLIMPFRYRVRYRIHGQPLVSIIIPTKDRLDLLRRCVDSIEKKTAYRQFEIVILDHQSEEPETAAYLASLPHTVVPVSGPFNYSTLNNIGVAHARGEFLLFLNNDTEVISEEWLTAMLEHAQREEVGAVGAKLLYPNDTIQHAGVVLGHGGVAGHAFWYLPAEDGGYFDLPHLIRDYSAVTAACLMMRKSVFAEVGGFDEQLRVAFNDIDLCLRVREKGYRNIYTPYAVLYHLESATRKKLHPMSDERFFRQRWGQLIEAGDPYYSPHLSLERFDFSLRILDRNPSPPRLPAEA, from the coding sequence TTGCGGATTCTCCACATCGTCCAAGGTTTTCCCCCGGAATTTTTCGCTGGCACGGAATTGTACTGCCAGGCGCTTGCTCACGCATTGCACGAACGCGGACACGAGTGCTTCGTCTTCGCTGGCTCTCACCAATATGCGCAGCATCCTGCCCTGCTCGTCACCGAAGAAGCCGGAATCGGCGTGGCGCGGTATGTGACTCCGTTTCCTCCACAATGGCAGGAGCGGCAAATCGAACAGTACGATCCGCACGCGGAGCAGCTTTTCCGCCGTCACCTGGAGACGATCCGCCCCGACGTGGTGCACCTCCAGCATTGGCATCTGCTCACCACCACGCTCGTCTCCCAGACGACGGCAGCCGGCATTCCCGTGGTGGCCACCTTGCACGATCTGTGGACGACCTGTGCGCGCATGCATCGCCAACATCGTCAGGGTCATTTTTGCCAGGAGCCACCCTCCCCGTCTCTATGCGCGGCCTGCGTCGAGCGTCAGCCCTGGCAAGGAGAGGCAGAAGTGCGGCAAGATCTCGCCTTCCGTCAGCAACAGCTTGCCGCCGAACTCCAACAGGCGCACGTGCTCATAGTCCCGTCGGAGTCGCATCGGCAAGCGCTGCAGCGGTTCTTGGCCCTCCCCGGAGACCGCCTGCGCGTGGTGCCGCATGGATCTTTGGCGCGTCTTGCGCCACGAACGGAGTATCCATCATCGCGCTTTCCCCAGCGTCGGCTGCGCTTGGCGCATTGGGGCCATCTGACTCCGCATAAAGGCGTGCATGTGCTGCTGGAAGCGCTGCGGCTGCTGCCTGATCCTGCGGCTGTAGAAATGATTCTCCTCGGTCAAGCGTCCGACCCAGAGTACTCGGCGCGGTTGCAAACGCTGGCGGCGGGGTTGTCGGTCACTTTTGCCGGCGGATATCAGGTCACGGATCTCTCGCGTCTCAATGCCGACCTGGCCGTGTTTCCTTCGCTGGCCTGGGAAACCTACAGCTTCGTGTTGGATGAAGCGCTTCAGCTCGGTTTGCCGGTCATCGTTTCCGATCGTGGCGCACTGGCGGCACGTGCCGGCGAGGCAGGACTGGTGTTTGCCGGGGGGGACGCGCTTGTGTTGGCGCAACGGATTCAAGACGTGCTCGACTCCCCAACGCTGCTGGACGAGCTGAAGCGACACATTGCCGCAGTTCCCCTGGTTTCTATGGCAGAGCATGCACGAGTCATCGAAGGTATTTATAAAGAAGCCCAAGAAGCACGGCAGCAGGCCCCGCTCAACTTTACCGAGACTGGGGTCCCGACGACGCAGCGCCTCGCGGCTTTCCATGTCAGCCTCGCCGCCCGTGAGCAAGAAATCCTGACGCTGCAAACCAGCCAGCAACAGCAGCTCGCCACACTCGCCCAACGTGAAGCGGTGATCGCGCAACAGGACACGACACTGCGCCAGCAAGCGGAGACACTTCAGCAACAAAGCGAGCAACTAGGCCAACAAACGGAAACCCTCCGTCAGCAGGAAACCCGCCTCCATCAGCAGGAAGAGGCGGCGCGGCGGCGAGCGGAAAAACTGCACCACAACGAGACGGTACGTCTTCAACTGCAAGAGCGTCTGCATCAACAGGAACTCGCCCTGCAACGCCAGGACCGGCAATTCCAGCAACATGAGCAAGAACTTCAGCAGCGCGAACAAGAAATCCAACAGACTCGCGAGCAACTGCACGCCCTAGAGCAAGAAGCGGTGCACCTGCGCACCCAGCTCCAAGACGAGACGGCGAAGGTACGCATCCTGGAAGACTGGCTACAAAAACTCTTCCACAGCCTGGGGTGGCGGATTCTCGACCGCTTCTACTACCTGCGAGAACATCTGCTGGCGCCGCCGGGTACGCGCCGAGGAAAAATCTACGACCGGCTCAAACGCATCGGCACGGCCTCGACCGTCACTGGGCTGAAAGGCCTCGTCCAGGAAACGCGCGCGCAGTTGCTCGCCGCTACCGCCACACGAGAAGATCCCTATCGCCTGTGGCTGGAACAACATGCCCTCACGCCGGAACGGACCCAACAGCTCCGCACGGCGGTACTCGCGCTCTCGTATCGACCCAAGGTGAGCGTCATCATGCCGGTGTACAACCCGGCCGAGACGTGGCTGCGGCGCGCGATCGAATCGGTCAGCAGTCAACTCTACCCCCACTGGGAACTCTGCCTCTGCGATGACGCCTCGACCGCAGCCCATGTGGCCCCGATCCTCGCCGAGTACGCGCGACAGGACGAACGGATTCGCGTACTGACGAGAGCGCACAACGGCGGTATTTCCACCGCCTCCAACGGTGCCCTGTCGCTCGCGACCGGGGAGTTCGTCGGGCTGCTCGATCATGATGACGAACTCACCCCCGACGCCCTCTCTGAAGTGGTCGCGCTGCTCAATGCCCAACCGGACCTCGATTTCATCTACTCGGATGAAGACAAGATGTCAGTGGACGGGCACCGGGAAGAGCCCTTCTTCAAGCCCGATTGGTCGCCCGACCTGCTGTTATCCATGAACTACATCACCCACTTCTCGGTGATGCGCCGCAGCCTAATTACCGAAGTCGGGGGCTTTACCGAGGGCATGGAAGGCAGTCAGGATTACGATCTCTTTCTCCGTCTCACGGAGAAAACCCAACGCATCGGTCACATTGCCAAGCCGCTCTACAGTTGGCGGAAAGTGCCGAGTTCCACTGCCGGCAACGCCCAAGCGAAACCCTACGCCCATCTCGCGGGACAACGCGCGCTCGAAGCCCATCTGCGACGCCGCGGCATCGACGCCGAGGTGGAGGATGGGTTGATCATGCCGTTTCGCTATCGCGTGCGGTATCGCATCCACGGGCAGCCGCTGGTGTCGATTATCATTCCCACCAAGGATCGCCTGGATCTGCTCCGGCGTTGCGTGGACTCGATCGAGAAAAAGACGGCGTATCGACAGTTCGAGATCGTCATCCTCGACCATCAAAGCGAAGAACCGGAAACCGCCGCCTATCTCGCCAGCCTGCCCCATACCGTCGTGCCGGTATCGGGACCGTTCAACTATTCCACGCTGAACAACATCGGCGTCGCCCATGCGCGCGGGGAGTTTCTGCTGTTCTTGAACAACGACACCGAAGTCATCTCGGAAGAGTGGCTCACCGCCATGCTCGAACATGCGCAACGGGAGGAAGTCGGTGCCGTCGGCGCCAAGCTGCTCTATCCGAACGACACCATCCAACATGCTGGGGTGGTGTTGGGGCACGGCGGCGTCGCCGGGCACGCCTTTTGGTATTTACCGGCTGAAGACGGCGGCTATTTCGACCTGCCCCATCTGATTCGCGATTACAGCGCGGTCACTGCCGCTTGCTTGATGATGAGGAAATCCGTGTTTGCCGAAGTTGGCGGCTTCGACGAGCAACTGCGCGTGGCCTTTAACGACATCGACCTGTGCCTGCGCGTCCGAGAGAAGGGGTACAGAAATATCTACACTCCCTATGCCGTGCTCTATCATTTGGAATCGGCCACCAGGAAGAAGCTGCACCCGATGAGCGACGAGAGGTTCTTTCGCCAACGTTGGGGGCAACTTATCGAAGCCGGCGATCCCTACTATAGTCCCCACCTCAGCTTAGAGCGGTTTGACTTCAGCCTACGGATTCTCGACCGCAATCCTTCGCCTCCTCGCCTTCCGGCAGAAGCGTAA
- a CDS encoding class I SAM-dependent methyltransferase: MRKLDFRSRYAGHVDAVKKSLPVAQAMQQAIGGQFEAFGILERELLIHYGLHKDGYVIDVGCGSGRLAQPLSQYLSGRYLGIDIVPELCEYARQLVGRPDWRFEVAEGLRISEEDDTADMVCFFSVFTHLLHEQSYRYLQEAKRVLKPGGKIIFSFLEFAIPSHWAVFETMVPNWDESSPLNMFMSRDGITAWARHLGLGIEALHDGDTPHIPLPHPLILEDGSLIEEKGTLGQSVCVLVKPSPSGLLHNAP; encoded by the coding sequence ATGAGGAAGCTCGATTTCCGTAGCCGGTACGCTGGCCATGTCGATGCCGTCAAGAAATCGCTTCCCGTCGCCCAGGCGATGCAACAAGCGATCGGTGGGCAGTTCGAGGCTTTCGGGATTCTCGAACGCGAACTCCTCATCCACTATGGCCTGCATAAAGACGGCTATGTGATCGATGTCGGGTGCGGTTCCGGGCGCTTGGCGCAACCGCTCTCGCAGTACCTCTCCGGCAGATATCTCGGCATCGACATCGTCCCGGAGCTTTGCGAGTATGCCCGCCAATTGGTAGGACGACCGGATTGGCGATTCGAAGTGGCGGAAGGGCTGCGCATCTCTGAGGAGGACGACACCGCCGACATGGTGTGTTTCTTTTCGGTGTTCACTCATCTGCTGCACGAACAATCATACCGCTACCTGCAGGAGGCTAAGCGGGTGCTGAAACCCGGGGGGAAAATCATCTTTTCGTTTCTCGAATTCGCTATTCCGTCGCATTGGGCTGTCTTCGAGACGATGGTCCCCAACTGGGATGAGTCGAGTCCGCTGAATATGTTCATGAGCAGAGACGGCATTACCGCCTGGGCACGGCACCTCGGTTTAGGGATCGAGGCGTTGCACGACGGCGATACCCCGCATATTCCACTTCCCCATCCCTTGATCTTGGAAGATGGGTCGCTCATCGAAGAGAAAGGGACCCTCGGACAGTCGGTCTGCGTACTGGTGAAGCCTTCGCCCTCCGGGCTACTACACAATGCCCCGTGA